One Ethanoligenens harbinense YUAN-3 genomic window carries:
- a CDS encoding flagellar FlbD family protein, with amino-acid sequence MIRVTRLNGGPFYVNPFEVEFMEETPDTVITLKSGKKLLVEEDAETVIDRMVAFYRRAIVVARPFETRRESVRRPGGEEDPYV; translated from the coding sequence GTGATTAGAGTCACCAGGCTGAACGGCGGGCCGTTTTATGTCAATCCCTTTGAGGTGGAATTCATGGAAGAGACGCCCGACACCGTCATCACGCTCAAGAGCGGCAAGAAGCTGCTGGTGGAAGAAGACGCGGAAACGGTGATCGACAGGATGGTGGCCTTTTATCGCCGTGCGATCGTGGTGGCGCGACCGTTCGAAACGCGGCGGGAGAGCGTCAGGCGCCCCGGCGGGGAAGAAGACCCGTATGTATGA
- a CDS encoding flagellar hook-basal body protein yields the protein MRALNSAVTGLQAQQTAMDVIGNNIANVNTDGFKASRTDFSDLFYQTLQGGTDNTNATQVGYGVKVSGVSKDMSTTGETTTNVPTNLFINGEGYFIVSTDSASHTAGSTTNSSGATVADYYTRVGNFQKNASGYLVDANGNYVMGMDATSLAAYQADPTSLPTLHAISLIGATFHPTAAGTSTSSDVTVTANTNISDLTINSDGTISGTIGSSTGTFEYGTSNGATTASASDPIIVALATFPNDGGLSQAGNTSFTQSVSSGSPTYIQASNGNSTTLISGALEQSNVDLAREFTNMIVTQRGFQANSRVITVADSLLEEIVNLKRS from the coding sequence ATGAGAGCACTCAATTCAGCAGTCACCGGCCTGCAGGCGCAGCAGACAGCCATGGATGTCATCGGCAACAACATCGCCAACGTCAATACCGACGGCTTCAAGGCCAGCCGTACGGATTTCAGCGACTTGTTCTACCAGACCCTCCAGGGCGGCACGGATAATACCAACGCCACGCAGGTCGGTTACGGCGTGAAGGTCAGCGGCGTGAGCAAGGATATGAGCACCACCGGCGAAACGACCACGAATGTGCCCACCAACCTGTTCATCAACGGCGAGGGCTATTTCATTGTCAGCACCGATTCCGCCAGCCATACGGCAGGTTCCACAACCAACAGCAGCGGCGCGACCGTGGCTGACTATTACACCCGTGTGGGTAATTTCCAGAAAAACGCGAGCGGCTATCTGGTGGATGCCAACGGCAACTATGTGATGGGCATGGATGCCACCTCGCTGGCCGCTTATCAGGCGGATCCGACCAGCTTACCCACCCTGCACGCCATCAGCCTCATCGGCGCGACCTTCCACCCCACGGCGGCCGGCACCAGCACGTCCAGTGATGTAACGGTCACGGCGAACACCAACATCTCCGACCTGACCATCAACAGCGACGGCACCATCTCGGGGACGATCGGTTCCTCTACCGGCACGTTTGAGTACGGCACGTCCAACGGCGCAACGACCGCATCGGCAAGCGACCCGATCATCGTCGCGCTGGCCACGTTCCCCAACGACGGCGGTTTGTCGCAGGCGGGCAACACCTCCTTCACCCAGTCGGTCAGCTCCGGTTCGCCGACCTACATCCAGGCCAGCAACGGCAACAGCACCACGCTCATCTCCGGCGCGCTCGAGCAGTCCAATGTCGATCTGGCCCGGGAGTTCACCAACATGATCGTGACCCAGCGCGGTTTCCAGGCCAACTCGCGCGTCATTACCGTCGCCGACTCCCTCCTCGAGGAGATCGTCAACCTGAAGCGTTCATAA
- a CDS encoding TIGR02530 family flagellar biosynthesis protein, with product MAEFQVNNILLSPVGPQAQAAQAGQQVASVSFAQALAAAQEEENGVRFSRHALERLADRHVRLDSGEMQKLGRAVAQAAGHGLRDSLVLLDGLAFIVDVPGKTVVTAMPVGEQADHVFTNIDGAVIV from the coding sequence TTGGCAGAGTTTCAGGTAAACAATATCCTGCTGTCGCCGGTCGGTCCCCAGGCACAGGCGGCGCAGGCGGGGCAGCAGGTTGCTTCCGTTTCCTTCGCGCAGGCGCTGGCCGCCGCGCAGGAAGAAGAAAACGGGGTCCGCTTTTCCAGGCATGCGCTGGAGCGGCTGGCCGACCGCCATGTGCGGCTGGACAGCGGCGAGATGCAGAAGCTCGGCCGCGCGGTGGCGCAGGCGGCGGGCCACGGCCTGCGGGATTCGCTTGTGCTGCTCGACGGGCTGGCGTTCATTGTGGACGTGCCCGGCAAGACCGTGGTGACGGCCATGCCGGTGGGCGAGCAGGCAGACCACGTTTTCACCAATATCGACGGCGCCGTCATCGTATGA
- a CDS encoding flagellar hook assembly protein FlgD → MDISSISSLGSLPAASSTLSTDDSSSTFGMSDFFTLMTKQLEYQDPLEPTDNSQFMAQMAQFSMVEQTQKLAQTAGIQAGTAMVGKDVLYTTTDASTGVSATSEGVVQAVDFSDSSTPQCYINGGWVPLTDVTRVTSTDLVSSSGSSTDTSSSTSA, encoded by the coding sequence ATGGATATCAGCAGCATTTCATCCTTGGGTTCTTTACCCGCCGCGTCCTCCACACTGTCCACCGATGATTCCAGCAGCACGTTTGGCATGTCGGATTTCTTCACACTGATGACCAAGCAGCTTGAGTATCAGGACCCGCTGGAGCCGACCGACAACAGCCAGTTCATGGCGCAGATGGCGCAGTTCAGCATGGTGGAGCAGACGCAGAAGCTGGCGCAGACGGCGGGCATTCAGGCGGGCACCGCCATGGTGGGCAAGGATGTGCTCTACACCACGACCGATGCCAGCACAGGGGTCAGCGCCACCTCCGAGGGCGTGGTGCAGGCGGTCGATTTCAGTGATTCCTCCACACCGCAGTGCTACATCAACGGCGGCTGGGTCCCGCTCACTGATGTGACGCGCGTCACATCGACCGATCTGGTTTCTTCTTCCGGTTCCTCCACGGACACCTCCTCGTCCACTTCGGCATGA
- a CDS encoding flagellar hook-length control protein FliK has translation MQITNVTQTAVQTNGNTGTAAAQGGAADFASLLFPQGAGGQAAEGAQGESPSTGADAGGDGGRPSAQKQETAAQLVLQMMGLPFFAQAVTPSGAASAQGEAAQGGKAASSTTVPVAAGSVFAMQAAVAGLPVSSVQTGLPVAASAAQGGEVFSVPAAPKPAQAAPVSTAVSQAAAVATAVQSGQAIPAAVSTEQTAAVQSGVPTVATAVQSGQAIPAAVSTEQTAAVQSGVPAVATAAQNGQAIPAAVSTEQTAAVQSGVPAVDTAAQNGRAIPAAVSTEQAAAVQSGVPTVATAAQNGRAIPAAVSTEQASAVQSGVPAVATAAQNGQAIPAAVSTEQASAVQGSVPTIATAAQDAAPPAAGTEQAALPQPLVLPSAGSTTLAASVSVQASPGAKPVQTGGPAQMQAAVSGIGVASPTAADEASDASDSGSRTGPHDEQDTRSALPGGTDAQPVGQAVSAQPVFRLAEPAQAQPSADTGAAAQVADAVKTAFAAQRSELRVRLSPEDLGGITIKLVSQGGALTVSIVADSHHTGQMLAAGLESLKGAMQSSGVPVEKAVVSYTQPDATGQNAYQQSGQNPHPRQQGQQARQQEQPSGDTQAPAFASFVNITA, from the coding sequence ATGCAGATAACCAATGTAACGCAGACAGCCGTCCAGACGAACGGGAATACCGGTACGGCGGCGGCGCAGGGCGGCGCGGCGGATTTCGCCTCACTGTTGTTTCCGCAGGGAGCCGGAGGGCAGGCCGCCGAGGGTGCGCAGGGTGAGTCGCCCTCCACGGGTGCAGACGCGGGCGGTGATGGCGGCCGGCCTTCCGCGCAAAAGCAGGAGACCGCTGCACAGCTCGTTTTGCAGATGATGGGGCTTCCGTTCTTTGCACAGGCGGTCACGCCGTCCGGCGCGGCTTCCGCGCAGGGTGAGGCGGCCCAGGGAGGCAAGGCCGCTTCCAGCACGACTGTTCCCGTTGCGGCTGGGTCGGTTTTCGCCATGCAGGCGGCCGTTGCCGGCCTGCCCGTGTCATCCGTGCAAACCGGCCTGCCCGTCGCGGCTTCGGCGGCGCAGGGCGGAGAGGTGTTTTCCGTACCCGCAGCGCCGAAGCCCGCGCAGGCGGCGCCTGTAAGCACTGCCGTTTCACAGGCGGCAGCCGTCGCCACGGCGGTGCAAAGCGGGCAGGCGATTCCGGCGGCCGTATCCACCGAGCAGACGGCAGCCGTGCAGAGCGGCGTCCCAACCGTTGCCACGGCGGTGCAAAGCGGGCAGGCGATTCCGGCGGCCGTATCCACCGAGCAGACGGCAGCTGTGCAGAGCGGCGTCCCAGCCGTCGCCACGGCGGCGCAAAACGGGCAGGCGATTCCGGCGGCCGTATCCACCGAGCAGACGGCAGCCGTGCAGAGCGGCGTCCCAGCCGTCGACACGGCGGCGCAAAACGGGCGGGCGATTCCAGCGGCCGTATCCACCGAGCAGGCGGCAGCCGTGCAGAGCGGCGTCCCAACCGTCGCCACGGCGGCGCAAAACGGGCGGGCGATTCCGGCGGCCGTATCCACCGAGCAGGCGTCAGCCGTGCAGAGCGGCGTCCCAGCCGTCGCCACGGCGGCGCAAAACGGGCAGGCGATTCCGGCGGCCGTATCCACCGAGCAGGCGTCAGCCGTGCAGGGCAGTGTTCCAACCATCGCCACAGCGGCACAGGACGCGGCCCCGCCGGCAGCGGGCACCGAACAAGCGGCGCTCCCGCAGCCACTTGTGCTGCCGTCTGCCGGCAGTACGACGCTTGCGGCGTCTGTTTCCGTGCAGGCTTCGCCGGGTGCCAAACCGGTGCAGACAGGCGGCCCGGCGCAGATGCAGGCGGCAGTATCCGGTATCGGTGTGGCTTCGCCGACGGCTGCGGACGAAGCGTCGGATGCCTCCGACAGCGGGAGCCGGACCGGCCCGCACGATGAGCAGGATACCAGGAGCGCTCTGCCCGGGGGTACCGATGCCCAGCCGGTGGGTCAGGCGGTTTCGGCGCAGCCGGTTTTCCGGCTGGCGGAGCCGGCACAGGCGCAGCCTTCGGCCGACACGGGCGCGGCCGCGCAGGTGGCCGACGCGGTGAAGACCGCGTTTGCCGCGCAGCGCAGTGAATTGCGCGTCCGCCTCAGCCCGGAGGATCTCGGCGGCATCACCATCAAGCTGGTGTCACAGGGCGGCGCGCTCACGGTCTCAATCGTGGCGGATAGCCATCATACCGGCCAGATGCTCGCCGCGGGGCTTGAAAGCCTGAAAGGCGCCATGCAGAGCAGCGGCGTGCCCGTGGAAAAGGCGGTGGTGTCTTATACCCAGCCCGACGCGACCGGGCAGAACGCATACCAGCAAAGCGGCCAAAATCCGCACCCGCGGCAGCAGGGGCAGCAGGCGCGGCAGCAGGAGCAGCCTTCCGGAGACACGCAGGCGCCTGCCTTTGCGTCTTTCGTCAACATCACGGCCTAA
- a CDS encoding flagellar export protein FliJ, with translation MQRFKFRLAPVRNLRQYAEREQKDVLAREQHALRLLEQEAEALREAERQWSARYLRVCGAGAVPAEMMRIQSYLAELRARRKDNAARIREQTETVEQARELLMTKMQARKTIDALYEKQIRLYHREQKIQTEKEIEEQIAARLHW, from the coding sequence ATGCAGCGATTCAAATTCCGGCTTGCGCCGGTGCGCAATCTGCGGCAATATGCGGAACGCGAGCAGAAAGACGTGCTTGCGCGCGAGCAGCATGCCCTGCGCCTCCTGGAGCAGGAGGCGGAAGCACTGCGGGAGGCCGAGCGGCAGTGGTCGGCGCGGTATCTGCGGGTCTGCGGTGCGGGCGCCGTTCCGGCGGAGATGATGCGTATCCAGTCCTATCTGGCGGAGCTGCGGGCGCGCAGGAAAGACAACGCCGCGCGCATACGGGAGCAGACTGAAACCGTCGAGCAGGCCAGAGAGTTGCTGATGACAAAGATGCAGGCGCGCAAGACCATCGACGCGCTTTATGAAAAACAGATCCGGCTCTATCACCGGGAACAGAAGATACAAACAGAAAAAGAGATCGAAGAACAGATTGCGGCGCGTCTCCACTGGTGA
- the fliI gene encoding flagellar protein export ATPase FliI: MLQQAIETIRAADLTVSRGRVERVTGLSVESVGPAVRIGEVCRIFPNTGGRPVMAEVVGFRDKSMLLMPYDNLQGVGPGSVVESTGHSFYVPVGMDMVGRVLDGVGTPIDGKGPIASEAHYLIDVEPANPLQRPRIKERMPLGVKVIDGLLTCGKGQRIGIFAGSGVGKSTLMGMIARNAQADVNVIALVGERGRELRDFMEKDLQAEGMARTVLVVATSDRPAMARVKCALVATAVAEFFRDKGKNVMLMMDSLTRFAMAQREIGLATGEPPVARGYTPSIFAVMPKLLERSGNFNKGSITGIYTVLVEGDDMNEPVADTVRGILDGHIVLTRALAMRNHYPAIDVLASISRLMPDIADPAHMELAGKMRRLMATYENYADLISIGAYKPGSSEEVDTAIRYHKAIETFLCQRVGEPFSFSRTIDAMRQALA; this comes from the coding sequence ATGCTGCAGCAGGCCATTGAAACGATCCGCGCGGCCGATCTCACCGTCAGCCGCGGCAGGGTAGAGCGTGTGACCGGCCTGTCGGTGGAATCGGTGGGCCCCGCGGTGCGCATCGGCGAGGTCTGCCGCATTTTTCCCAACACGGGCGGCAGGCCGGTGATGGCCGAGGTGGTCGGCTTCCGGGACAAAAGTATGCTTCTGATGCCGTATGACAACCTGCAGGGTGTCGGCCCCGGCAGCGTGGTGGAATCCACCGGCCACTCGTTTTATGTGCCGGTCGGCATGGATATGGTCGGCCGTGTGCTTGACGGTGTGGGCACACCCATCGACGGCAAGGGTCCCATCGCGTCCGAGGCGCATTACCTCATCGACGTCGAGCCCGCCAACCCGCTGCAGCGGCCGCGCATCAAAGAGCGCATGCCGCTGGGTGTAAAGGTGATCGACGGGCTGCTCACCTGCGGCAAAGGGCAGCGCATCGGCATTTTTGCGGGCAGCGGCGTGGGCAAATCCACGCTCATGGGCATGATCGCCCGCAACGCGCAGGCCGACGTCAACGTCATCGCGCTGGTGGGCGAGCGCGGGCGCGAACTGCGGGATTTCATGGAGAAAGACCTTCAGGCCGAGGGCATGGCGCGCACCGTGCTGGTGGTGGCCACCTCCGACCGCCCGGCCATGGCCCGTGTCAAATGCGCGCTGGTGGCCACGGCGGTAGCGGAGTTTTTCCGTGACAAAGGCAAAAACGTCATGCTGATGATGGACAGCCTCACCCGTTTTGCCATGGCGCAGCGCGAAATCGGCCTGGCCACCGGCGAGCCGCCCGTGGCGCGCGGTTACACGCCCTCCATCTTCGCCGTCATGCCCAAGCTGTTGGAGCGCTCCGGCAATTTTAATAAAGGCTCCATCACCGGCATCTACACGGTGCTGGTGGAGGGCGACGACATGAATGAGCCGGTGGCCGACACCGTGCGCGGCATCCTGGACGGGCACATCGTGCTCACCCGCGCACTGGCGATGCGGAATCATTATCCCGCCATCGACGTGCTGGCCAGCATCAGCCGCCTGATGCCGGATATCGCCGATCCCGCCCATATGGAGCTGGCCGGAAAGATGCGCCGCCTGATGGCCACCTATGAAAACTATGCCGACCTCATCAGCATCGGGGCCTATAAGCCGGGCAGCAGCGAGGAAGTGGACACGGCCATCCGGTACCACAAGGCCATCGAAACATTCCTTTGCCAGCGTGTGGGCGAGCCGTTTTCGTTCAGCCGGACGATCGACGCCATGCGGCAGGCGCTGGCGTGA
- a CDS encoding FliG C-terminal domain-containing protein produces the protein MSNVLKSSTVQTGEPILLHDGMADLVRDRSESERRVIWLRREQDIRMQARAEYLRAKVQMMCTGEESGRRQGEKEAGQQLAQAHEQNRARLAEARRRQEEALRAADEDCGRQAEAFARAMVEKIFGQHTDLPEPVPDKPEETRGLLPVSDENQAQPFLLSEPVQAVAAERSTPVEDLPALDAEEVRQAAEHAFSEDAPGPAVFFKDLPGLSARALQKVLKNVRMHDLAVALKGMDAAGCAALLGALPKRAQETARQEMEFLGPVPLEDTAQAQARIEKIAGRLLRSGGLDV, from the coding sequence TTGTCTAATGTTTTGAAAAGCAGCACCGTGCAGACCGGCGAGCCGATTCTGCTGCACGACGGCATGGCCGATCTCGTGCGGGACCGTTCGGAGAGCGAACGGCGCGTCATCTGGCTTCGCAGAGAGCAGGACATCCGCATGCAGGCACGGGCGGAGTATCTGCGCGCCAAAGTGCAGATGATGTGCACGGGTGAAGAATCCGGGCGCAGGCAGGGCGAGAAAGAAGCCGGGCAGCAGCTTGCGCAGGCGCATGAGCAGAACCGGGCGCGGCTTGCGGAAGCCAGGCGGCGGCAGGAAGAGGCGCTGCGTGCGGCGGACGAGGACTGCGGACGGCAGGCGGAGGCATTCGCCCGGGCGATGGTGGAAAAGATCTTCGGGCAGCATACCGATCTGCCTGAGCCCGTGCCGGACAAGCCGGAGGAAACACGCGGTCTGTTGCCCGTGTCGGACGAAAACCAGGCGCAGCCGTTCCTCTTGTCCGAGCCGGTGCAAGCGGTTGCCGCAGAGCGGTCCACGCCCGTGGAGGACCTGCCCGCGCTGGATGCGGAGGAGGTCCGGCAGGCGGCGGAACACGCCTTTTCAGAGGATGCGCCGGGCCCCGCCGTGTTTTTCAAAGACCTGCCCGGTCTGTCGGCCCGCGCATTGCAGAAAGTACTTAAAAATGTCCGGATGCACGACTTGGCCGTCGCCCTCAAGGGGATGGACGCGGCAGGTTGCGCGGCGCTGCTCGGGGCCCTGCCCAAACGCGCGCAGGAAACGGCCCGGCAGGAGATGGAGTTTTTAGGTCCCGTCCCGCTGGAAGACACGGCGCAGGCGCAGGCGCGCATCGAGAAGATCGCCGGCAGGCTGCTGCGGTCCGGCGGCTTGGATGTGTAA
- the fliG gene encoding flagellar motor switch protein FliG, producing MKGLANAAAGSQLNNKTKAAMVIISLGPERAARLYQYLKDDEVETLTVEVASIQQVDSGKLDAALSEFYELCLAQKYISDGGIGYAKQVLEKAYGSAKAMQLINRITDSLHAHSFEFLKKADPKHLLSFIQYEHPQTIALILLYTTPEQAAAILAELPREKQTDVARRIAMMDRTSPEIVKEVENLLETKLSNVVNSNFTEIGGVKSIAEILIRADRATEKYILDEFNKTDPELTEEVKRRLFVFEDIIYLDSRGIQRFLREVNTKDLVVALKGANKDVADLIFQNMTKRMQDTIKEEIQFLGPVRLSEVEEAQQKIVQAIRRLEEANEIVIGRGGKDDILV from the coding sequence GTGAAAGGGTTGGCAAATGCAGCCGCTGGTTCGCAGCTGAACAATAAGACCAAAGCCGCAATGGTGATCATTTCACTGGGGCCGGAGCGCGCCGCGCGCCTCTATCAATACCTGAAGGATGACGAGGTGGAGACGCTCACCGTGGAAGTAGCTTCCATCCAGCAGGTGGATTCCGGTAAGCTCGACGCGGCGCTTTCGGAGTTCTATGAGCTCTGTCTGGCGCAAAAATATATTTCCGACGGCGGCATCGGTTATGCCAAGCAGGTGCTGGAGAAGGCGTACGGTTCCGCAAAAGCCATGCAGCTCATCAATCGCATCACCGATTCGCTTCACGCGCATTCGTTTGAATTTCTCAAAAAGGCCGACCCCAAACACCTGCTGTCGTTCATCCAGTATGAGCATCCCCAGACCATTGCGCTCATTTTGCTCTACACCACGCCGGAGCAGGCGGCCGCCATCCTGGCCGAGCTGCCGCGCGAAAAGCAGACGGATGTGGCCAGACGCATCGCCATGATGGACAGGACTTCTCCCGAGATCGTCAAGGAAGTGGAAAACCTGCTGGAGACCAAGCTCTCCAATGTGGTGAATTCCAATTTCACCGAAATCGGCGGCGTCAAATCCATCGCCGAGATTCTCATTCGCGCCGACCGCGCCACCGAAAAATACATTCTGGACGAGTTCAACAAAACGGACCCCGAGCTCACTGAAGAAGTCAAACGCAGGCTGTTTGTGTTTGAAGACATTATCTATCTCGATTCGCGCGGCATCCAGCGTTTCCTGCGCGAGGTGAACACCAAAGACCTGGTGGTGGCGCTCAAAGGCGCCAACAAAGACGTTGCCGACCTCATCTTCCAGAATATGACCAAGCGCATGCAGGATACCATTAAGGAAGAAATCCAGTTCCTCGGCCCGGTGCGGCTCAGTGAAGTGGAAGAGGCGCAGCAGAAGATCGTGCAGGCCATCCGCAGACTGGAAGAAGCAAACGAGATCGTCATCGGCCGCGGCGGAAAGGATGATATCCTTGTCTAA
- the fliF gene encoding flagellar basal-body MS-ring/collar protein FliF, producing MDAGLKKIAAGLNRFWTGLSAKVRVLLVIVVVGAIVGAVAANMLLTQTQYELIYSGLSDAESGQIVADLQTRGIKYKLDGNSIYVDKSVADQARMELAVDGYPQTTLNYSVYESGNNWAMTDKDKQQLALYQIQDRLQSTIQTIPGVKNAIVTITQGNDDTYVLESDKVSPTASVKLTLTPGTTLTQKQVTGIVNIVSHSVSGLSADNVTVADSDGNTLNNTGDDLSGATSDQLALRVQVESEIRQKVLSVLGPVYGAANVQVSPAAILDFTTTTTNTTTYSGPDNGQGFPSSVSSSITVSGGTGTASGGTVGVNGAQPAYPTSGSQTSSLSGTVTQQNTNTTYLYNQVQQQVQDKGGSIKNLTIGIMLNSANQAIAGLDPTQVQQFVAYAVGTAPQNVNVQLMRFASSSAVSSGGKGSASGTSGLGSPTTLLTIAGIGAAAVVLILLLLFFLLRGRKRKKALQEEAEAQAEQAQAAQPVKPGPPMSAELAQKLDEMPDNPVKKQIEDFTDSKPELVAQLLRNWLKDN from the coding sequence ATGGATGCAGGCCTGAAGAAGATCGCGGCCGGTTTGAACCGTTTCTGGACAGGATTGAGCGCGAAAGTCAGAGTGCTGCTTGTGATAGTCGTAGTGGGCGCCATAGTGGGCGCCGTAGCTGCAAACATGCTCCTGACACAGACGCAATATGAACTGATTTACAGTGGGCTGAGCGACGCGGAGTCCGGCCAGATCGTGGCCGACCTGCAGACGCGGGGCATTAAATATAAGCTGGACGGCAACAGCATTTATGTGGATAAATCCGTCGCGGACCAGGCGCGCATGGAGCTGGCGGTGGACGGATATCCGCAGACGACGCTCAATTACTCGGTTTATGAAAGCGGCAACAACTGGGCGATGACCGACAAGGACAAGCAACAGCTTGCCCTTTACCAGATACAGGACCGCCTGCAGAGCACCATTCAGACAATTCCCGGCGTCAAGAATGCCATCGTGACCATCACGCAGGGCAACGACGACACCTATGTGCTCGAATCGGACAAAGTATCGCCCACCGCCAGCGTCAAGCTCACACTCACGCCCGGTACCACGCTCACCCAGAAACAGGTGACCGGTATTGTCAACATCGTTTCGCACAGTGTGTCCGGCCTCTCGGCGGACAATGTCACCGTGGCGGACAGCGACGGTAACACGCTGAATAACACGGGCGACGATCTTTCGGGTGCCACGTCCGACCAGTTGGCGCTGCGTGTGCAGGTGGAAAGCGAGATCCGGCAGAAGGTGCTCTCGGTGCTCGGCCCGGTATACGGCGCGGCGAACGTGCAGGTTTCCCCCGCGGCCATCCTCGATTTTACCACCACCACCACCAACACCACCACCTATTCCGGGCCCGACAACGGCCAGGGTTTCCCGTCCAGTGTCAGTTCCAGCATTACGGTTTCCGGCGGGACCGGGACGGCGTCGGGCGGCACGGTGGGGGTCAACGGCGCGCAGCCGGCATACCCGACCAGCGGCAGCCAGACCAGTTCGCTTTCCGGCACCGTGACACAACAGAACACCAATACGACCTATCTCTACAACCAGGTGCAGCAGCAGGTGCAGGACAAGGGCGGTTCCATCAAGAACCTGACCATCGGCATCATGCTCAACAGTGCCAACCAGGCCATCGCCGGGCTGGACCCCACACAGGTGCAGCAGTTTGTGGCCTACGCCGTGGGCACCGCGCCGCAGAACGTCAACGTGCAGTTGATGCGTTTTGCGTCGTCCAGCGCGGTGAGTTCCGGCGGGAAAGGGTCCGCGAGCGGCACGTCCGGCCTGGGGAGCCCCACCACGCTGCTTACCATCGCGGGCATTGGTGCGGCCGCCGTGGTGCTCATCCTGCTGCTTCTGTTTTTCCTGCTGCGTGGCCGGAAGCGCAAAAAGGCGCTGCAGGAGGAGGCCGAGGCGCAGGCCGAGCAGGCGCAGGCCGCCCAGCCTGTGAAACCCGGGCCGCCCATGTCGGCGGAGCTGGCTCAAAAACTGGATGAGATGCCGGACAACCCGGTGAAAAAGCAGATCGAAGATTTTACAGACAGCAAGCCGGAGCTGGTGGCACAGCTGTTGCGCAACTGGCTGAAGGATAACTGA
- a CDS encoding flagellar hook-basal body complex protein FliE, protein MSISILPQIASLSQTGLSTAQTASGTTVDGTQMFGDIYNQLVDGVNQTDSAFQADIVKAAAGEMDNPAQLLIDSSKAQVALQLASSVRNNALQAYNTVMNMQV, encoded by the coding sequence TTGAGTATTTCCATCTTGCCACAAATCGCTTCCCTCAGTCAGACCGGTCTTTCCACCGCACAAACGGCTTCCGGCACGACGGTAGACGGCACGCAGATGTTTGGGGATATCTACAATCAGCTGGTGGACGGTGTCAACCAGACCGATTCCGCCTTTCAGGCCGATATTGTCAAGGCGGCCGCCGGTGAAATGGACAACCCCGCGCAGTTGCTTATCGACAGCAGTAAGGCGCAGGTGGCGCTCCAACTGGCTTCCAGTGTCCGCAACAACGCCCTTCAGGCATACAATACCGTCATGAACATGCAGGTGTAA
- the flgC gene encoding flagellar basal body rod protein FlgC produces the protein MFLNALNIPGSGLTAQRLRMDVISENLANQDTTETADGGPYQRKTVSFSERTQPTFDGYLAGATGEGPGGVQVDAIETDSSDFKLSYDPTNPNAGADGYVRLPNVDTVTEMTDLMESSRSYSADVTAFNALKGMAVSSLDIGK, from the coding sequence GTGTTTTTGAATGCACTGAATATTCCCGGGTCGGGACTGACGGCGCAGCGCCTGCGGATGGACGTCATCTCCGAAAACCTGGCCAACCAGGATACGACGGAGACGGCCGACGGCGGTCCTTACCAGCGCAAGACGGTTTCGTTTTCAGAGCGCACGCAGCCGACGTTCGACGGCTATCTGGCCGGCGCCACCGGCGAAGGGCCGGGCGGCGTGCAGGTCGATGCGATCGAGACCGATTCTTCCGATTTTAAACTTTCGTATGACCCGACAAACCCCAATGCGGGCGCGGACGGCTACGTGCGCCTGCCAAACGTGGACACCGTGACCGAGATGACGGACCTGATGGAATCCTCACGTTCGTATTCAGCGGACGTAACCGCATTTAATGCGCTGAAAGGCATGGCCGTCTCCTCTTTAGATATCGGCAAGTAA
- the flgB gene encoding flagellar basal body rod protein FlgB yields MSGSINMLSMDAGTKAIDALWQRSNVISDNVANADTPGYQQKSVSFEDQLSQAISDGSLSAGELDSVSPQVQVESGTISSSDSNGVDMETQMVELMRNQLQYSYLTRGVSDQLSMLKTAASGGEG; encoded by the coding sequence GTGTCGGGTTCTATCAATATGCTTTCGATGGATGCAGGTACCAAGGCGATCGACGCGCTTTGGCAGCGCAGCAATGTGATCAGCGACAACGTCGCCAATGCGGATACCCCGGGTTACCAGCAGAAGAGCGTTTCTTTTGAAGACCAGCTCAGCCAGGCGATCTCCGACGGCAGTCTAAGCGCCGGTGAGCTGGACAGCGTTTCGCCTCAGGTGCAGGTGGAATCCGGAACCATCAGCAGTTCCGACTCCAATGGTGTGGATATGGAAACGCAGATGGTGGAGCTGATGCGCAACCAGCTGCAATACAGTTATTTGACACGGGGCGTTTCGGATCAGCTTTCCATGCTGAAGACGGCAGCCTCCGGCGGGGAGGGTTGA